The region tttgaatattttcgatTCTTAAAAGGGCGTATCATGTTTAACACAAAccgatgatattcacccaacatagcgatgaaatcaaacgatttaatgttaaatcgattcgttgccttatttattgaaattatttaaaattaaaataaataaatataatgatgttttgtaaaattaaaatagaaataaagaaaatattaaaagcaTAATATAAAATACGAAATATTATAAAAGtacacaaattaaattaaaaatggaaaaagaaaattacCGAAAAGCTCGAAAATACGAGCTTAATTGAACGGGCCGCACAACTTGAgccccctttttttctttttccttttttctttctttctttttttcttttcttctcttttctttttcttttttttgctggGCTGTTGGGCGTACTGGGCCTGCTGGGCTGGCCTGCTGGGCTGGCCTGCTTTTGCGTTGGGCTTGGTACCAGCTGCTTCAGTAGGCCTACGCTGGATTGGGCCTACAGTGGCCTGCTTCTATTTTTTTCTGCTTTCCTTTTTGGGGGGGGCCTGCTCTTTGGGCTTATTGCTGCTGGTGTGGATGGCCTACTGGGCTGGCCTGTTCGGGTCGGGTCGGTTTGCACGGTCGGGTCGGGTCAACCcgtctgtttttttttcttcttcttctttctctttctctttctcttctttcttttttcttctttcttcttcctcctctcgGCAACCCCAAGGTTGAAAGCGCCGCCACTGTACTCGTCCTCGGCTCCTCTCCGCGCTCGGTGGCTGACGATTCCAAGGTAAATGCCcttaagtcttggaaaaccatgattgaaaaacaaacgggaaagcaaataaaatacctctgcacagacaatggcttagagttttgttctgatgagtttaataaattgtgcaagtcagaagggatcgtgagacacttgacagttcgtcatactccacagcaaaacggtgttgcagaacgaatgaacagagcgatcatggagaaggtttgatgtatgttgtcaaatgccaacttaccaaagtcattttgggtcgaagcagcctctactgcatattttttgatcaaccgatctccatccgttgccattgagaaaaagactccacaagaggtatggtttggtaatcctgctgactattctgatttaaagatttttggttgtcctgcatatgctcatgttgatagtggaaaattggaaccaagatctattaaatgtgtttttcttggttataaagctggtgtaaaagggtataagttatggtgtcctgaaaatagaaaagttatgattagcagagatgttgtttttgatgaaattgctatgctacctaacttatctcttaaagactcttccaacaaagaaaatcaaaagcaggtggagcatcagattaatctgGAATCTACAACAGAATCGACTACTAAAGccaatacaaaaattcaaaatagagttgcttcttcgccacaatactctattgccaaaaatagaactagaagagaaattaaacctccaaagaagtatagATGCAAAcaaagagccatctaattattctgaggcggttagttgtgaagactcagaaaagtggatgtttgctatgcaagaggagatggaatcactacacaaaaataaaacatgggatcttgtgaaacttcttaaaggtaaaaaggttgttcgttgtaaatgggtgtttaagaagaaagaagggactctaagagttgaagaacccagatataaagcaaggcttgttgcaaagggttatagtcaaattctaggagtggacttcacagatgtgttctctccagttgtgaagcatagttcaattcgagctttgcttggtattgtggccatgcatgatttggagcttgagcagttagatgtaaaaactgcatttttgcatggagaacttgaggaggatatttacatgcaacaaccagagggttttacagtctcagaaagaGAGGACTATGTttacttgctgaaaaagtccctttacggtttgaaacagtcaccaagatagtggtataagaggtttgattcctttattacttatgattttaaaagaagtagctttgacagttgtgtttactttaagaaaaatagtgatggttcttttgtgtatctactcctttatgttgatgacatgttgatagcagcgaaagataaaggagagataagaaaggtcaaagcccaactaaatgaagaatttgagatgaaagacttgggaccagcaaagaagatacttggtatggagattctcagagatagaaaagcaagtaaattgtacctaagtcaaaaggggtacattgagaaagttctttgcagattcaatatgtagaatgctaagcctgttagtgctcctttagcagcccatttcagactttcatcggctttgtcttcacaatcagatgatgagattgagtatatgtcacatgttccatactctagtgcagtaggatctctcatgtatgccatggtttgttcacgtccagatttatcatatgcagttagtgcagttagcagatacatggcgaatcccggtaaagaacattggaaagcagttcagtgggttttaagatacttacgaggtactacagatgtttgcttacagtctggaagaactagagatggagtcattgggtatgttgatgctgattttgctggagacctcgatagaagaagatctctcacaggttatgtctttacaatcgaatgttgtgcaatcagttggaaagccactttgcaaactacagtcgctttgtctaccactgaagctgagtacatggcgattactgagacttgtaaagaagttatttggttgaagggactctttagtgaactcaatgaagacctttaaatcaatacagtattttgtgacagtcagagtgccatcttccttacaaaagatcaaatgtttcatgagagaacaaaacacattgatgttcggtatcattttgttcgtgatattattgctcatggtgatattgttgtgagcaaaattagtactcatgaaaatcctgcagatatgatgactaagtcacttcctataaccaagtttgagcactGCTTAGACTtagttggtgttcattgttgaaaataaacccttaaggggttttatggaagaggtggagaaactTGTTCGTTTAGAGTTcgtgatgaagaacttgttcattaagaatttgtttcaaggtggagattgttaaaattaagtgacccaaattcttatttaaattaaatactgtggtaaaataaaataaaagtaaaatccctatagaattatacttcttttattttattttagaataaggttttttaaaccttattaaactccatctatttgatattattagaataaggagtttcactcctattagaataaggtttacaagcctataaataggtatagtctactcctcttgtaattaattcgaattcgacatagtgaattttcttctcttctgcccgtggtttttttccgaaagggtttccacgtaaaatctgtgtgtactttatttttatatttctttttctttgcgatatattgtcattaccgacattatatttttctcaatCTGTTGATTTACTTTGagcattgatgatttattttgatgataacGGTTTTATTCGgatcacttttttttaaatattgtacgAGCCCAATTTTACCTGGGCCCAACACACTCAAATCAgacaaaaataaaaccaaaaatctCAAAAGTCCATCACCAGCCGAAAACCAAAAGTAGCCCAAATACAATTAAACCCTAGCCCAACCGGCCCACAAAACTTAACAAGCTTTCAGCAAAAAAGAAACcttaggtgcgccgcacctaggtgCAGCCCTTGACCGCCACACGTCACCTCCACGAGTCGCACACCTCTGCCACCACCACCAGCTCTTCTGACATCTACAAGACAAGACAACACGCAGAGAGAAGAAAACAAatcgcaaaaaaaaaacaatagaaatagagaGTTGTTcaaatcggctataaaaagcctaaATCTAATGCTTGTAATCTGTCTTTTTTTTTAcgagattgaaaaataaaaacaaaaaaacaaatttcAAAGGTGACTTTTTTTCATTACTGATTCGTATTTTTTTTCtatccattttatttatttatttatttatcccttttttatacaataaataagAAATAACAAAAGAGGGAAGGAGAAGACTCACCTGAATCGGCCCGCAGTCTCGCCGTCGTTGGTCCTTTCACCGTCGTCGATTTGGGCTTCAAAAAGGGGTGGTCggattctttgtttttcttttactttgtttCCTTTTTAGAATTTCGCCCTTTAGATCTTTTTATGgctaaaaaaaggattaaaaaggGGTTCGGGTGATTTTTCGACCACCATGGACGGCGGCGCCATCGTCGGCCACCGGCAGCCGCCACGGTGGTCCGGCGTCGGAGGCTGGCCGACGTCTAGAAATTTTGAGAGAGGGGGAGAgggtttctgattttttttttggtggaagaggagaaatgaaaattttagaaaaaaaatttagtttttatggTTGAAACAGCATTGTTTTGGGCCTTAACCCCATTGGTTAAAACAACGCCGTTTTGGCCTTAGTATCCTTTTACCCGTGCATCGACCCGACCCAGGgggaggatccacgtgttttgcTTCGACGGGATATTTACGCGCGCAGTCCCTCCGTTTTTGCGATagtttgcaatttggtcctttttctttcttttctttttctttgaatttagccgcgtaattttatttttgtttcatttcgaTCCTGCGCCAAACGGCGCGTTTCAGAGGGCGGGGATATTTCCCCATTTGGTCCCTCTGAGTTATGCGCACCTTTCAATTGGGCCCTCTCCCTCATTTTATTCCCGATTTCTCCCctaaaattgtgttttattttcaatttagtccttttctattgctattattattattactattatttctcttttatttatttatttattatttttatcacattattaaattaaaaagttttgcattattatatttctctttttatttttatattcatccaaatattttaaatatatttattttattatgtcttttattatttacttattttaagttttttatcattatttatcttaaattttatataCTGTTTCTATTTTCATTACTTTATGTATTTACTTCTTACCTATCATTtgcatttactatttatttactaTTATATAATCAacctcttttattaaaaatttagattgtttttttatttgtgtCTTGTGTTAGTAGTTTACTCgttttttatcttttctttaaatcattagaTCCTCATGTTACATTTTTTATTGCTATTGTGTAGTTCttactttcattttattttaagttattttatttattttgttgttgcAATTTGATTACCGGCATTGTCAtcatagtattttattttattattaactatCATCTTAATATTTTGTTCGTATTATCACTTTGCGTTATTTTATTGctcttttaaattcacatcaaATCTTTACCCGATGCATAAAATCCTTTTTAATATTACATACTTCAAAATTCGAAAggttgtaccctaacttacggagtttcgattttcttgataaatctaaataaacgaacgtttttaaaagtaaaatttttcttttaaaataatctcgGGAATTaggaaaaattgtattttaacttACGGAGTACGATTTCTTCCTAAAACCGAGAGGATCAAATACCTCTTAATAAATAAACTTTTCGATGTTTATTCTCGTATCGAGAATTCaagatattgtgtcctaacttacgggacataattctctttctcgattaacgtgaaaaaTACCCATTTTTCGAAAATTCTCAGCATTTCAACAAAGGATCGTTTTTTTAATCTCTTCAAATTTTCCATTctcaacactaagacattaaataatcaactaggtaccaattttgggcgttacgagagtgctaatccttcctcgtacgtaaccgactcccgaacccgtctttctgaatttcatagaccaaaaagcgttattttaataaatcaaaccgtttattaaaaatagCCATGTTCTGAAGTGACCCGATCACACCgcattaaaaaggattggtggcgactcccatgttcgttttcattttcaaaattaaagtcgaCGATCccgttttacaaaaaaaaatggtttcgacaaatacGACTGGTTTtgcaatattttatattttttattcaaattaggcTGTTTTATATTTGGctcatcttattttttttatttatcgctattaaaaaaattaattaaaatgacctCTAAATTGTTAAATCCAtctttttcattgtttttatttttcaacttgttttaccttttttctttttcttttacttatttcCCCTCTCTCCTCCtctcttttcttcatcttctcccTTCTAATTTAGGAATCTTAGCTATTGCCTCCCTTAAAGATATTGTCGTTGCTTTCTTTGAACCACCGCAAATAAACTCAAGAGtagaaaaacatctcaaaattaagGCATATCAATGACAGGAATAGGAGATTGGACCatgaaattaaattctaaaactttGAAGTGACCTCACAATTTTTGAgagatctttttattttttagaaatctaACCCTATGGGTTTGAAGAGGAGGCTTTGAGCTTCATTTTGGTGGTTTTGGATTGACTAACATCGGAGAAGACGTCATACAATCTCAGTAGTGACGGTGAAAAGCAATGACCATGGGTAAGGAGAAGAAAGGAGAAGGAAAACAAGGACAACAGGAAGAAACAAGAAGCATCCCTTAACGTCGTCATTAATAGGAACGGAGAGCGTTCCATTAAATTTAACAATGGAGTGATCAATTTGATAAATTTCTTTAATGATGGGGccaaattaacatttttttgGAGTGACCATGATAGGAACAACCTAATTTTAGAGTAACTAACTGGGTAGTTTACCCATATTATTATTAAGTGTCtaattgaatttgatgttaccaaGAGGtacaattgaattataaaattatcaaaaaatctaTTCATTTTATAAAGCAAGAAATATTATAATTGAGGGTCTTCATGTctcttatattttaataaatttagaaaaaaaacatataataaaaatcatGAGACTTTAACCTTGAAAACCATGATCTTGGTTGTTCCAACTTTACCATTTCAaagacaatttaatttttatctaatttcaAAAGCgagtttagataattaatttcaacattaatattatttatatatttttattaatataattatgaatTTAACCATCGAAATCTATACTTTCGGTATTAAATGAGACACAGCGGCTTCGTGAAACTGGTGTGCTTTGTGCAACTGAATAGATAAGAGTACTAGTACTGTCTGTGTGTATACGTAACCTTCGCTGTCTTCTTATATGACTGATATTCCGACAATAACTAGGAAGAAGCTTCTATAGCGATGTCTGTCATCTGCTaccttgatgatgatgatgttgctGAAGTGGTCGAAAATCGAATACTCATTGCAGTTAGCTTTACTACATGTACAAATGAAACTGTGTTTTTCTTTTTGCTGTAATATCCATACTGAGTAAAGATCTTTTGTCTGTACACTACCTGCTGTAAAAgcaaaaccctaaattaaatgaaaacctAAAAGCTAATGAAGCCTGGTTTGCGTGGGCAGTAGGTAAAGACGTAAACCAGTCATGGCTGGCTAGCTTTTGCACCACTGGTTCAGCCCCCCCATTAATAAATTTGGTCACCAGGCCAGACCCCTTAGTAAATTTGATTTCAGGTTTGGCTGACAACCTAGCTCATAGTTACATAGTAGGTCACCCtcattaatgaaaaactttacCCTGCCATCACAATAACCTCGCATGCATGCTTTCTTCTTAACTTTTCACATGTTCCTGATCCGTCTTGTACGAAAAAAAAAATGATTgcattatattgtttttttttatcatgtAATTAGATTCTTAAAAATGTTTTTAGAATCACTAATgagtatttattaaaatatattgttattatttaattattatgtgcaataaattataaatagttggtgaaaaattattttatggatcctCTCCACCACATTATTTATGGTCCCGTCCAATTAAAAGAGAAcacattatttttctttttttcttttcatatcaTACATGCATTTAGACTAAACTTCCAAATTAAAGATGATGTGTCTTCTTTTAATTAGGCAGGACTATGGACGATGTAATGCAAATggtctataaaataatttctcatagTTTTTAAAGAAACATGATTATGTatgtaatttaaatgaaaaagattATACGATGACATATATGTTGAGGGGAGGTGGTTTTCTAAGTTGATCTTAGACCCTCAATAGATGTATTGTTCCTAGGGATCTATGCTTGGTTTTAGTATCGGGTTTTATCTCTCGATTTCGAAGAGAGCGTAAAAAGGTTCACGAAGTTTGTGGAGTGCCTCACAACCAAGGGAATGTTTAGCATTTGTCCTTGATGGTTTCGAATCCATCCAGGCCATTTAAGGGTATGGGTTCGAACCTCACCAAGGccaaaaatgttaaaagaaacGTTTCTTTGGTGGATTAAGTTCTCTTATTAAACTCCATGAGTTTTTTTAGACTCTCCTCAAGATGGGAAGACAAAACCCAAGACTAAATCGAACATAACACCCTAaatataatacttttattattcaaaaatttgaGTTACCActcactttaaaaaaatttcagaaaGAGAAATCCTGAACGAAATCATTTCTCTTGCATGAGAGCTTTTACTAGCAAATAAAGAAACAGGAGAAAATTTATTTCTGCTTTTTAACgtcacattaatttttttaaaaactaatgtCACATTGATTTACTTAAAAGTAAAGtgttaacataaatatataaatgtctCAAAAATCTGCAAACAATCTTATGATAATAATTGTGTTGGAATCTGTGTCTTAAGTTCGATTTCTATGTTGAGGATTTTAATGTAAGTGTAGATATATTTGGACAATTGAgttttaattgtaatttttttaagaaaaaaagttGATGATAATAATTTAATGGTAATAATTGGGTGACTTTGGCACAAAAATAAAAGGCTAAACGCAGATAAGTTAAATCTGTTTCATGCGGACATAGGATTTAGACCCACGAAATCAAGAACTAGGAAGAACAAACaaacattttgtttttttagaaaaaacattaacaaaacaaaacataacTAAACAAAGAAGACGATTTCGGAGTAAACTATTTTTGGTAAAGCTCCCATGCATTAAGGATATTTCATGGGGAAGGAAGTAAACCAGCGCCACCGCCACCACCAGCTCCTGCTCCTGCTCCACCTCCAACTCCACCGCCAACAGCACCTCCTACTCCACCCCCTACACCACCACCAGCACCACCAAATCCACCGACTCCACCGGTTCCTCCAAGTCCATCGGCTCCACCGGTACCTCCAAATCCACCGACTCCACCGGGACCTCCAAGTCCACCGACTCCACCGGTTCCTCCAAGTCCACCGAATCCTCCGGTTCCTCCAAGTCCACCCAAACCACCACCACCAAGTCCACCTACACCACCAAAGGGAGTAACCCCACCAAGAACCCCACCACCaccaaatggcatgccatttgagCCAATGCCAGCGAAGCCCCCTGCACCACCGTAAGTAAGGAAGTTCTTTTGGTCACCAACGGACGCAGATGCAGCACTAGGCACGGCGTTAGCAGCCATTGTAGTAGTCTTTGTGGGAACATTTCTTGCACTAGCGTGAACCACAACTAATGCAAGAAGAACAAGCAACGATGAACTCCACTTTGCCATGTCTCTCTATCTCTATTACAcaatctaatctaatctaatttCTGGTGTGTTGGTTCTAAGTATATCTGGTCTGTGTTGGACTGTTAGAGATCGGCTTTTAAAGGCTAAAAAAGAAAGGGGTGGACAGTTGTGAGCATTGAATGGAGCTTAAATGCAGGCAAAGGACATTGATGTCTTAAATTTCCAAGACCTACtgtaaaaatatgattaatagggatttgaacaaataTTTTTATGAGGTTTCGGCATGGGTTTTCGAATGTCTATTAATGCATGCATTTCTCAAGATTTAAATGTTAGAGTTGAGTTTTAGCTGTATGGGTTGGATGTAGAGGTGTTGATGGTGAAGAGTAATATACTATcgtattaatatattttatttattcttgctCAAGTTTGTTTGTATTGGTATATGCTTACGGATGAATTTAGAAATTTTGTTTAGGGAATcgatataaaattctaaaattttgaggGGGCAAAACTAAAACTTTTATTCTAAAAGGGCTtagattatataattaatttttaggagggaccaaaaatacaattttttcatttatttgaatCACTAAAAgacttaaaattaataattaatacttTAGAGGGACTACTAATAATATTTTCCCATTTGGTCAAGGGAAGGAAAGGCCCCTCCGTTGGCTTCACCTCTATACATGATCAACCTAAACTTGTTCTAGATccacttatattattattttaatttttttaattgtattattttaatttaatatttattaattttatatgttttctcttttattaaaatttttaacataaacaCCTTaacattttttatacaatattgagGGTAAAGGATGGGGGTAACACAATTTGAACTCATGTCAAATCGGTGTCTAACAAAAGCTTTAATTACCGCTCAATACAAGTCAAGACCAGGCTCGGGCTTAGGTTTCAAATGTTGGAGCCCAAGCCCCACTCATATTTTAAACAGGCCTAATTGTTGTGTCGAAGCCATCTTTCAGGTCATATACTCTTGTCCAAATCTTTCCTTATTTTGTGCATAACTTCGAGTTTAAGTGGGTAGTTTGGTCTTGGAACAGATCTAGTTGAGTGACTTGTCCAATCCATTTTAGGTgggatttggataaaaatattttttattattttggtttgtCTAAGGGCAACatgtaataaattaagaaatgATAGCCCTTTTTATTATCCAATATTACAGTCAATACAAAACATAACAATGAACATAATCTATTGATGAACGATGATTCAAACTAACTCAATCTTTTGTTAcgaaattttaacaagaaatacaAAAATTTGAGGCATGTTGAACATTGTCCTTTTCCACTTTTCAATGTGTCATTGATAAAGTGAGGAGAAAATTAAATGGTTGGGATGTGAAAATACTTTCTATGGCGAAAAGGCTTACTCTAGCTAAACGAGTCATTCTTGTTATACCCAATTATTGCATATAGTATTTCTTCTAGCTAAGATTTGtcaagagattaaagagttgGCTAAGAACTTCATTTAGGGATCCAGAACAGTGAACGAAAACTAGCACATGCTAAATGGGATAAATGTTGTCAGCCTTCTAAATGCAAGGGCTTAGGCATCAGTTGCTACAACCACAGAACCAATCCTATTTTATTAAGTCGAggttcaatttaatccataagaGGGAGGCTTATTGGGTGTGATTATGCGAGATAAATATAAAGCTGGTGATGGTTGTTTGCCTAGCACTATTAGACCAAATTgctattttatgtgattattgctTGCTAAAGTTTACATGATTTAAAACAAGGGTTGCTTTGGAGCATTGGTGATGGAAAATCAATTAACTTTAAGGCAAATGTGCAGATTGCAAAGTTAGAGCCGTTGTAGAATCAGTGTATGGATCTGGCTCTGATGGATGAGACTTCCTTAGTTTGTGACATGGTTAATGAGTATAATACTTGGGATTGGGATAAATTTGTTggtaaatttgtaacaccctttacatGACCCGATTGTCAAGTCTGAGTTATCAAGTGTTACGATTAATATTGGAGTAATTACGGGCAATCATATACTTTTCAATCACTTAAACATGTGATTCAACATTAAAAATTATTCAGAACATGATACACAAACATTTTTTGGTCTCACTCGAGCTTCTGAAAGCTCTTTTGCTAACCTGAATATCAAGCAAGACTAAAGTATAAGGTTTTTAAACGTTTTGGGCCAATATCACGACCTCAGATTCCTTGTCGTAGCGTTGTCCTTACAATGAATCACATCACGACGTCATACATACCCATGTTGCAATGTCACTCACTATCGAATGACATTGCGATGACAAAGACTTCTCGCTGCGATGTTGCCCCTATTTTTGCCAAAATGCACATTTTGTACCTGTTTTAAGTGATTTTAGATCATTCCCAAGCTATTCTCATTCTATCTTTATAAAGATAAGATCATTAAACCAAACCAATTTACAACTAACTCAAGTATAAAACCATTCAATTACCAATTTATACATTACCAACTAATCATTCTCATTTAGCCAAATACATATGCATTTCACTCATTTCTATCCAAATGTTTTCAAATTCAACTCAAGtataaacattttattaattGGAAACTATCAATTCAAAAGATGGCATGAATTCATCAAAACATATACTAACATGATTCAACTTACCACccctaaagcattattcacacaACTAACTCAATGACCTAATTGATAGTTTAAGATGTCAAACCAATCAAAGCATAATCATCATTCAAATATCATTTAACCTTTACCAAAATATGCAATATTAACTTAAATACCAAATGGTATATCCATCATTAACCATTACCATAGGCAAATAATGCCATTCAACTCAAAATGACCATAAGCATACAAGGATATGACCCTTAAGTTTATGCCACATAGTCTAGATTCAAAATGAACATATAACTACCATCATAGAATAGTGTGTGCTTCTCCGTTGGTCCGGCGCGAAGGTTTAGCAAGATGCAAATCTACAAGGAAGTAACAGTTAAGGTAAGCATTTagaatgtttagtaagttcaaatggaaaCTAAAACATACATTGATCATTAAGGCATAGTTAAATATTCTATTTGGCAATCAAGTTAACTATCCTTGGCACGTTAAGACATATCTCTACATACAACATCATTATAAATCGAATGCATTAGATACGCTCTCGAATCATAAGTATTGTCAACATTTAAAATAGAATCATGTAGTAATATATATTTCAAGTGTCATCAATAccaattcattttcattttatgctTTAAATTCTATTTCCAATCAATTGACCATTGCCTGATGGAATTATAGTAAAATAGACTCGGATACTCGGGAATAAgttactcacacaagttgacagtaTATCAGGGTTGCTTACACAAGTTGGCATTATAATagagttgctcacacaagctgacatcaTATCGAGGTTACTCCATTCGGACTAAACCTACGATACGTATAACTTTAGAATCTACAATAAATGCTATATCTCGTAATAACATGTAAAATCCCTAATTAATCATGTGTATAACCCTAATTGCATGCCATATATATCCTAACCTCTTACTAAGTTCATTCGAGCATC is a window of Gossypium hirsutum isolate 1008001.06 chromosome D08, Gossypium_hirsutum_v2.1, whole genome shotgun sequence DNA encoding:
- the LOC107890408 gene encoding glycine-rich protein 23; translated protein: MAKWSSSLLVLLALVVVHASARNVPTKTTTMAANAVPSAASASVGDQKNFLTYGGAGGFAGIGSNGMPFGGGGVLGGVTPFGGVGGLGGGGLGGLGGTGGFGGLGGTGGVGGLGGPGGVGGFGGTGGADGLGGTGGVGGFGGAGGGVGGGVGGAVGGGVGGGAGAGAGGGGGAGLLPSP